CCTGCAAGCGGTAGACTTCCTGGATTTCGTTGACCAGGTAAGCCTGCAGCAGCTTTTCGCCGAGGACGTTGAGAATGTCGTGCGGGTTGAGCGGGCCATCCATGAGAGGATCACCAGCCGAGAGCCGCTCGCCTTCCTGGATGTTGACGTGGGTGCCGCGAGGAACGCTGTATTCCTTCTCCTCGCCGTTGTCGGCGGTGACGTAGATCTTGCGCTGACCCTTGGAGACTTCACCGAAGCGAACGACACCGTCGATCTCGGAGATGATGGCGGTTTCACGCGGCTTGCGGGCTTCGAAAAGCTCGACGACGCGCGGCAGACCGCCGGTGATGTCCTTGGTGCGGGTCGATTCGCGAGGGATCTTGGCGAGAATGTCGCCCGGTCCGACGGTGTCGCCATCGAGAACCATCAAGTGAGCGCGACTGGGCATGAGATACCGCTTCTTGCCCTTGGCGCCGTTGATCCAGATGGCCGGCTGACGCTTTTCATCGGGAGCATCGGCGACAACCAGACGTGAGAGGCCGGTGACTTCGTCGACTTCTTCGTTGAGGGTGATGCCTTCCTGGAGGTCCTTGAACTGCACGGTGCCGCCGATTTCGGTGAGCACTGCGTAAGTGTAGGGATCCCATTCGGCGAGCTGATCGCCCAGCGAAACCTTCTGACCGTCTTCCACGCGGAGACGCGCACCGTACACAACCTGATAGCGTTCCTTTTCGCGGCCACGATCGTCAACGATGGCGACCGATCCGGAGCGGTTCATGGCGACCAACATGCCATCCTTCTCGGACTTGACGGTGTTGAGGTTGATGAAGTGGACCGTGCCGTTGTTCTTGGCATCGAGGCGGCTCTTGTCGGAGACGCGCGATGCCGTTCCGCCGACGTGGAAGGTACGCATGGTCAACTGCGTGCCGGGCTCGCCGATGGACTGCGCCGCGATGACGCCGCAGGTTTCGCCAAGCTCGACCATGCGGCCAGAGCCGAGGTTACGGCCGTAGCAGAGAGCGCAAACGCCGCGACGGGATTCGCAGGTGAGCACCGAGCGAATCTTGACGCGCTCGACACCGGCTCCCTGAATGGCGGAAGCGATCTCTTCGTTGATCTCCTGGTTGATTTCGACCACGACGTTGCCGTCGAAATCCTTGATGCGTTCAAGCGAGACGCGGCCGATGATGCGGTCGCGCAGCGGCTCGATGATTTCGCCGGACTCGACGATGGGGCTGACGTAGATGCCTTCGACGGTGCCGCAATCCATTTCGGTGACGATGACGTCCTGCGCCACGTCGACGAGACGACGGGTGAGGTAGCCGGAGTCAGCGGTCTTGAGCGCGGTATCGGCGAGGCCCTTACGTGCGCCGTGGGTCGAGATGAAGTACTCGAGCACGGTGAGGCCTTCGCGGAAGTTTGCGGTGATGGGGGTTTCGATGACTTCGCCGGAGGGCTTGGCCATCAGTCCGCGCATACCGGAGAGCTGACGAATCTGCTGCTTCGAACCACGGGCGCCGGAATCAGCCATGATGTAGATCGGGTTCATGGCGCCGTCTTTGTCGGCCTGTTTCATGTTGCCGAACATCTCATCGGCGACCTGCTCGGTAACTGCCGACCAGATCTGGATGACTTTGTTCGAGCGCTCGCCGTTGGTGATTGCGCCGTCCAGATACTGCTGCTGGACTTCGATGACTCGCTTGTCGGCATCGGCCACGGTAGTGTACTTGGAGGCCGGGATGACCATGTCATCGAGGCCGACCGAGAGACCGGAGCGGGTCGCGTACTGGAAGCCGAGCTCCTTGATGCGGTCGAGCATGCGAACGGTGATCTCGAGGCCGAGGTTCTGGTTGCAATAGCTGACCAGCTGGCCGATTCCCTTCTTCTTGAGCAGGCCGTTGATGAATGGCATGCCTTCGGGAAGCGCATCGTTGAGGATGGTGCGGCCGACCGTGGTGGAGATGAAGTTCCTGTCGAACTCCACGGGGTCTGTGTGCATCAGATCCTGATCGTCGTAGGCAGTGGTCATGTCGAGGACGCGGCCAGTGTAGCGCAGGCGGATGGGCGAGAGCGTTTCGACTTCGCCGGCCTGGAGGGCCATGAGGACCTCTTCGGCGTTGGCGAAGGTGCGGCCTTCACCCTTGGCGCCGGCCTTGGACTTGGTCAGGTAGTAAAGACCGAGAACAAGATCCTGCGTGGGGACGGTGATGGGCTGACCGGATGCGGGCGACAGAATGTTGTGCGCCGCGAGCATCAGCACGGAGGCCTCGATCTGCGCTTCCGGAGAGAGCGGAATGTGAACGGCCATCTGGTCGCCGTCGAAGTCCGCGTTGAAGGCGGTGCAGACGAGCGGGTGAATCTTGATGGCCTTGCCTTCGACGAGCACCGGCTCAAAGGCCTGGATGCCCAGGCGATGGAGCGTAGGAGCGCGGTTCAGCAGGATGGGATGATCCTTGATGACTTCTTCGAGGATGTCCCAGACCACGGGCTCCTGCATCTCGACCATCTCTTTGGCTTGCTTGATGGTGGTGCAGTGGCCGGTCTGTTCTAGGCGGTGATAGATGAATGGCTTGAAGAGTTCGAGGGCCATCTTCTTGGGCAGACCGCACTGGTGAAGCTTCAGTTCGGGACCGACCACGATGACCGAACGGCCGGAGTAGTCGACGCGCTTGCCGAGCAGGTTCTGGCGGAAGCGGCCCTGCTTGCCCTTGAGGGTGTCGGAGAGCGACTTGAGCGGACGGTTGTTTGCGCCGCGCAGGACACGGCCGCGACGGCCGTTGTCGAAGAGCGCATCGACGGCTTCCTGGAGCATGCGCTTTTCGTTGCGCACGATGACTTCAGGAGCGTGGAGGTCCATCAGCTTCTTCAACCGGTTGTTGCGGTTGATGACGCGTCGATAGAGATCGTTCAGGTCGGATGTGGCAAAGCGTCCGCCGTCCAGCGGAACGAGGGGGCGCAGCTCCGGAGGAATGACCGGCAGCACGTCGAGGATCATCCACTGGGGCTTGTTGCCGCTCTTGCGGAAGGCTTCAACGACCTTGAGGCGCTTGGAGTACTTGATCTTCTTCTGGACCGAGGTTTCGGTCTTCATCTTCTCGCGCATCTCGACCGACAGTTCGTCGGAGTTGACGCGCTTGAGGAGTTCCTTGATCGCCTCGGCGCCCATCATGGCTTTGAAGCCGGTGGGGCGATACTGCTGGTCGAGTTCGCGGAAGCGGTTCTCGTCCTTGATGACCTCGCGCTCCTTGACCGGCGCGTCGCCTGGATCGACGACTACGTAGGACTCGAAGTAGAGGATGCTTTCGAGGTCACGCAGAGAAATGTCGAGCAGATGGCCGATACGCGAAGGCAGGCCCTTGAAGAACCAGACATGCGAGCAGGGCGATGCCAGCTCAATATGGCCCATGCGCTCGCGGCGCACCTTGGAAACTGTAACTTCAACGCCGCACTTGTCGCAGATGACGCCGCGGTGCTTCATGCGCTTGTACTTGCCGCAGAGGCACTCCCAGTCGGTTACCGGTCCAAAGATGCGGGCGCAGAAGAGGCCATCGCGCTCCGGCTTGAAGGTGCGGTAGTTGATGGTCTCGGGCTTGGTGACTTCGCCGTGCGACCAGCTTCGGATCTTCTCCGGAGAGGCGAGCATGATGCGAATTGCGTCGAAGTCCTTGATGGGCGTGGTGAGTTCAAATGGATTGGAACGGAACAAGGCGACCCTCCTTGGCATGCCTTTCGGCGTGACCGTCGCTGTTTCCCAGGGAAGATACTGCGGGAGTTCTGCCGGGCCCTGGGCGGTGGCGATCACCACTCCGGGCAGTTCCCTCAATCACGGAAGCATGTGGCCGGGCCTTCGCTGGAAGACCCGGTCACGTTCGCTTAATCGGCTACGGCTACGTCAATCAGCTCCGGTGCGGGCAGCTTCTTCAGATCGGCGCGCTTGATCAGCTCGACATCCAGGCACAAGGCCTGAAGCTCGCGAATCAGCACGTTGAAGCTTTCCGGCACGCCAGGCTCGATGGCTGCTTCGCCCTTGACGATGGCCTCATAAATTTTGGTTCGGCCATATACGTCATCGGACTTGGCAGTCAACAGCTCCTGGAGAATGTAGGCCGCGCCATAGGCTTCGAGCGCCCACACTTCCATCTCGCCGAAGCGCTGTCCGCCGAACTGCGCCTTGCCGCCCAGCGGCTGCTGGGTGATAAGCGAGTACGGCCCGATGGAGCGAGCATGGATCTTGTCGTCCACCAGATGCGAGAGCTTGAGCATGTAGATGTAGCCCACGGTTACCGGCTGTTCGAAGACCTCGCCGGTCATGCCGTCAAACAGCGCCGTCTTGCCCGAGCTGGGCAGGCCGGCTGCAGCAAGCAGAGCTTTGATTTCGCTTTCCTGCGCGCCATCAAAGACTGCGGTTCCGAACCAGATTCCGCGCTTCATACCCTTGGCCACGCGAATCAACATCGTGTCGTCGAGTTCGAGCAACTGATTCAGGGCTGCGGTGTCCTTGAAGCCGACCTTGATCGCCTCACGGATTTCGTTGGCTTCGGCGTTCTGCTCAACGATGGCGGCGATCTTCTTACCAAGCTCGGCAGCGGCCCAGCCAAGGTGCGTCTCGAGAATCTGACCGACGTTCATACGCGAAGGCACACCGAGCGGATTGAGCACAATCTCCACCGGCGTTCCATCGGGCAGGTACGGCATGTCTTCCTCGGGAAGAATGCGCGCGATCACACCCTTGTTGCCGTGACGGCCGGCCATTTTGTCGCCGACCGACAGCTTGCGCTTCATCGCGATGTACACCTTGACCATCTTGATGACGCCGGGCGAAAGCTCATCGCCCTTCTGCAGCTTGGCGACGCGCTCGTTGGTGATCTTGCGCAGCACTTCGATCTGGCGCGAAGTCATCTCCTCGATCTCGTCGATCTGCTCATTCACGCGCGGATCTTTGTCCGCGAAGCGAATGCGCTTGAGGTTCTTGGTGGAAATACGCTCGATGGTTTCGCGATCCAGCAGCGCGCCCTTGGTGAGCAGGCGCTTGTTGGTGCGCTCGTCGTGCAGATCGGCTAGAACTTCCTTATTACCGAGGATGGCGTCGAGACGCTTGAGGCGCTCGTCGGTGAGAATACGAATCTCATCGCCGAGGTTCTTTTCGAGCTTCGAGGTGTTTTCGGCCTCGATCTGCTTGGCGCGCTCGTCCTTTTCCTGACCCTTGCGGGAGAAGATGCGGACGTCGACGACCGTGCCTTCGATGCCCGGAGGGCACGTCAGCGAAGCGTCGCGAACATCGCCGGCCTTTTCGCCGAAGATGGCGCGGAGCAACTTCTCTTCCGGCGTCAACTGGGTTTCGCCCTTGGGGGTTACCTTGCCGACGAGGATGTCGCCATGCTTGATCTGAGCGCCGATGCGGATGATGCCGCTCTCGTCGAGATCGCGCAGCGCCGACTCGGAGACGTTGGGAATATCGCGCGTGATTTCCTCGGGTCCGAGCTTGGTGTCGCGGGCTTCGATTTCGAATTCCTCAATGTGCACCGAGGTGTAGTAGTCCTCGCGCACCAGCTTTTCGCTGATGAGGATCGCGTCTTCGAAGTTGTATCCGCGCCAAGGCATGAAGGCGACGAGCACGTTGCGGCCGAGCGCAAGCTCGCCCTGCTCGGTGCAAGGACCGTCAGCGATGACCTGACCCTTGACGACACGCTCTCCTTCGCGAACGACCGGCTTCTGGTTGATGCAGGTGTTCTGGTTGGAGCGCTTGAACTTGATGAGCTGATAGATATCCGAACCGACTTCGCGCGACAACTGCGTGGGGTGATGTTCGCCCTCAACGCGGATGATGATGCGCTCGGAGTCGACCGAATCCACGATGCCGTTGCGCTTGGCAAGAATGACTGCGCCGGAATCGCGTGCGGTCACGCCTTCCATGCCGGTGCCGACCAGCGGAGCTTCAGCGACGAGCAGCGGAACAGATTGGCGCTGCATGTTGGCGCCCATCAGCGCGCGGTTGGCGTCGTCATGCTCAAGGAACGGAACGAGCGAAGCGGCGACCGAGACAAGCTGCTTGGGGCTAACGTCGATGAAGTCAACTTCAGAACGGTTGACGAGCACGAAGTTGCCCTGACGGCGGGCATTCACCAGTTCTTCGGTGATGACGCCGTTCTCGTCGAACTCGATGTTGGCCTGCGCGATGGTGTGGCGATCCTCTTCCCAGGCGGATTGGTAGAAGCTGAACGGCATCCAGTCGATCTTGCGCTTGCTGGCCGCTTCGAGCTCGCCATTGAGCCGGTAAGCTTCGTTCTTTTCGAGATGATCGCCGACGCGCATACCGCTGTCGCCTGCGTTCACAACCTCAACGTAGTCGAGAATGCGGCCTTCCTTCACCTTGCGGTAAGGCGACTCGATGAAGCCGTACTCATTGATGCGGGCGAAGCAGCTCAGCGAGCTGATCAGACCGATGTTCGGGCCTTCCGGGGTTTCGATTGGGCAGATGCGGCCGTAGTGGGTCGGATGCACGTCGCGCACTTCGAAGCCAGCGCGCTCGCGAGACAGACCGCCGGGCCCAAGGGCGGAGAGACGCCGCTTGTGCGTGATCTCCGAGAGCGGGTTGGTCTGGTCCATGAACTGCGAAAGCTGCGAGGAACCGAAGAACTCGCGGATCGCCGCCATGACCGGCTTGGCGTTGATCAGGTCGTGCGGCATGGCCGTCGAGAGTTCCTGATAAACGCTCATCTTTTCCTTGATGGCGCGTTCCATACGAACGAGACCGATGCGGAACTGATTTTCCATCAGCTCGCCGACGGCCCTGACGCGGCGGTTGCCGAGATGGTCAATATCATCTACTGCGCCGATGTTCTTGCGCAGCTTGAGCAGGTACTTGATGGTCGCGTAGAAGTCTTCGGGCGTCAGGGTGCGCTTGTCGAGCTGCGAGGCATCCTGGTTCTCGTAGAGCTTGATGTTGAACTTCAACCGGCCAACGCGCGAGAAATCGTACTTGCGCTGATCAAAGAACATGCCTTCGAAGAGAGCCGTGGCCGTATCCAGGGTCGGCGGATCGCCGGGACGCAGCTTGCGGTAGATTTCAATGAGCGCTTCTTCCGGCTTGCGCACGGAATCGCGGCGAAGCGTGTTGGTGATGATGTTGCCCACATCGTCGCGCTCGGGGAAGAAGACTTCGATGGTGGTTGCGCCGCTGGCCTGAATCTTGTGCAGACGGTCGGCGGTCAGTTCGGTGTTGGCTTCGACGATGACTTCGCCCGTGGTGAGATCGATCACGTCGGCAGCAGTCAGGGCGCCATCGAGTTCAGCACTCTCGATTTCGACGGATTCGACGCTGTGCGAGCGCAGGGCCTTGAGAACATGCGCAGTGACCTTGCGGCCCGAGTGCGCGATCTCTTCGCCATTTGAAATGACGGCATGAGCGGGCTTTGCGCCGAGCAGGTGGGTCGGCACGCCAGTTTCCTGGGGCACGGTCCACAGAAGCTTCGTGTCAGCCAACTGGATCTTGTCGACCGTGTAGAAGGTCTTCAGAATCTCTTCATCCGAACGCAGACCGAGGGCGCGCAGGAAGATCGTGCCGAGGAACTTGCGCTTACGGTCGATACGCACGTAAAGCGTGTTCTTCTGGTCGTATTCGAACTCTACCCATGAGCCGCGATAGGGGATGATCTTGCCCAGGAAGTAGGTGCGATTGTTCGCGGTCTCGAAGAAGACGCCAGGCGAGCGATGGAGCTGCGAAACAATGACGCGCTCGGTGCCGTTGACGATGAAGGTGCCATTGGGCGTCATCAGTGGAATGTCGCCGAAGAAGACTTCCTGCTCCTTGATGTCGCGGATGGTCTTCGAACCCGTTTCGGGGTCCTTGTCGTAGATCGTCAGGCGCACGGTGACCTTGAGCGGAGCAGAGAAAGTCATGCCGCGCTCTTCGCACTCCTGCTGGTCGTACTTCAATTGCAGACCGACGGGGTCGCCGCACTTGTTGCAGAAGTCAGGCGTGTTCTTGTTGTACGTGCCGCAGTGCTGGCACAGTACATCGCCGGGATGGAACGGATCCGTGATGACCATCGATCCGCAGGAGACGCAAGCCGTGCGCAGGTGATGCAGTCCCTTGAGGTGACCGCACTTGCACTCCCAGTTGCCGATCGAAAAATCCACAAAATCAAGTTGCGAGATATTGCGGAAGTCCGTAATCGGAAAAACCGAGGTAAAAACTGACTGCAAACCGTTATCGTCCCGCTCATTGGGGAGCTTGTCCATCTGCAGGAAGCGCTCATAGGAACGCCGCTGCACTTCGATCAGGTTAGGAATCTGGATGGCGGTAGGAATCTTGGAAAAATCGAGTCGGCTGCGAATGGCGCGATTCTCGTTCGGCATGCTTCACTCCTGAGGCTCGTATCCCCGAGGTTCTGGTCGCTTCTGGCGGCCAGAGCACCAGCGGCCCGAGTCTCACGGCCACCGGCGTACATCGGATTGGTGTTTCGTGCGGTACTGTTTCCCCGCAAATCGGGACCCGGCTGCGGGTACCGTTCAGCAAATCGCGGCCACAAGTGCTGTCCTGCAGCGCGAATCAAACCAGCAAGCACCAAGCAACATCCGCGGACCCGGAAAGTTTTCCACTTGCCCTAATTACCTCCGGCGGCTAAACTCCCGCTTATTGAGAGCTGAAACCGAAGGCGGCCGAACCGGATCGGACAACAAAGGGAGCAAGAGAGGATAATGAAACACGCAACCCGGTCGAAAGAGAACGGTAACGGCAGGCAAGAAAATCTACATTAAACATGACTGTATGCCCGTGAAGACAGTACGCCTCACGAGCGCAGCTAAGCTTCTGTGCCCTTTTGCCGAATTTGATCCCCACTCTCGCCGATCCCAAAGCTCGCTTCTATTAGAACCCACCCACTTCAGCTTGCCCGTCGACAATCACTCCGCGCGCGATTGTCAACCCGATGGCCATTCCTTCTTCAGCGCACCATGAAAGGGAGCTTGGCTATCCCCAAACCTGAGGCGCTGAAAATGCCATTGACGTGTATCTTTCCGAGTACGCATTCTCCCCGATCCCTTCCCAAAAAGTTAAGGGAAAGCAAAAAGGGACGGCAAGACGCGCAACTTTTAATGTAGCGCGTCTTGGCCGCAATTGCAAATGCGTGGTATTGAAATTGCTAACTACCCGATCGGCCGTTACTTGATTTCGATGGTTGCAACGCCTTCGAACTTCTTCTTGATAGCCTCGGCCTCTTCCTTGGTCGCATTTTCCTTCAGGGCCTTGGGAGCGCCGTCGACCAGATCCTTGGCTTCCTTCAGACCGAGCGAAGTGACTTCACGGACAGCCTTAATGGTGCTGATCTTGTTCGCGCCGGCATCCTTGAGGATGACTTGGAACTCGGTCTGCTCCACAACCTCTGCCGGGGCTGCTGCGCCGCCGCCAGCCGCAACCGCGACCGGGGCCGCTGCTGCTGCCGAAACACCAAGACGCTCTTCCAGCTTCTTTACCAGGGCCGCTGCTTCCAGCAGGCTCAGGCTAACAATCTGCTCTTCCAACTGATTCAAATCCGCCATTTTGTTCTCCAATCCAGACTCGTGTGAAATTTTCTACT
This portion of the Acidicapsa acidisoli genome encodes:
- the rpoC gene encoding DNA-directed RNA polymerase subunit beta', whose amino-acid sequence is MFRSNPFELTTPIKDFDAIRIMLASPEKIRSWSHGEVTKPETINYRTFKPERDGLFCARIFGPVTDWECLCGKYKRMKHRGVICDKCGVEVTVSKVRRERMGHIELASPCSHVWFFKGLPSRIGHLLDISLRDLESILYFESYVVVDPGDAPVKEREVIKDENRFRELDQQYRPTGFKAMMGAEAIKELLKRVNSDELSVEMREKMKTETSVQKKIKYSKRLKVVEAFRKSGNKPQWMILDVLPVIPPELRPLVPLDGGRFATSDLNDLYRRVINRNNRLKKLMDLHAPEVIVRNEKRMLQEAVDALFDNGRRGRVLRGANNRPLKSLSDTLKGKQGRFRQNLLGKRVDYSGRSVIVVGPELKLHQCGLPKKMALELFKPFIYHRLEQTGHCTTIKQAKEMVEMQEPVVWDILEEVIKDHPILLNRAPTLHRLGIQAFEPVLVEGKAIKIHPLVCTAFNADFDGDQMAVHIPLSPEAQIEASVLMLAAHNILSPASGQPITVPTQDLVLGLYYLTKSKAGAKGEGRTFANAEEVLMALQAGEVETLSPIRLRYTGRVLDMTTAYDDQDLMHTDPVEFDRNFISTTVGRTILNDALPEGMPFINGLLKKKGIGQLVSYCNQNLGLEITVRMLDRIKELGFQYATRSGLSVGLDDMVIPASKYTTVADADKRVIEVQQQYLDGAITNGERSNKVIQIWSAVTEQVADEMFGNMKQADKDGAMNPIYIMADSGARGSKQQIRQLSGMRGLMAKPSGEVIETPITANFREGLTVLEYFISTHGARKGLADTALKTADSGYLTRRLVDVAQDVIVTEMDCGTVEGIYVSPIVESGEIIEPLRDRIIGRVSLERIKDFDGNVVVEINQEINEEIASAIQGAGVERVKIRSVLTCESRRGVCALCYGRNLGSGRMVELGETCGVIAAQSIGEPGTQLTMRTFHVGGTASRVSDKSRLDAKNNGTVHFINLNTVKSEKDGMLVAMNRSGSVAIVDDRGREKERYQVVYGARLRVEDGQKVSLGDQLAEWDPYTYAVLTEIGGTVQFKDLQEGITLNEEVDEVTGLSRLVVADAPDEKRQPAIWINGAKGKKRYLMPSRAHLMVLDGDTVGPGDILAKIPRESTRTKDITGGLPRVVELFEARKPRETAIISEIDGVVRFGEVSKGQRKIYVTADNGEEKEYSVPRGTHVNIQEGERLSAGDPLMDGPLNPHDILNVLGEKLLQAYLVNEIQEVYRLQGVTISDKHIEVIVRQMLRWVRIEDVGDTNFLLEQQVDRFRFNEENERVLALGGRPCIGRPLLLGITKASLSTDSFISAASFQETTRVLTEASINGAIDGLRGLKENVIVGRLIPAGTGLDYYRSVQLSPELEEAAERVKQEVNAEFEAAERELEMMRQEGEAEEMAAE
- the rplL gene encoding 50S ribosomal protein L7/L12, which translates into the protein MADLNQLEEQIVSLSLLEAAALVKKLEERLGVSAAAAAPVAVAAGGGAAAPAEVVEQTEFQVILKDAGANKISTIKAVREVTSLGLKEAKDLVDGAPKALKENATKEEAEAIKKKFEGVATIEIK
- the rpoB gene encoding DNA-directed RNA polymerase subunit beta, which produces MPNENRAIRSRLDFSKIPTAIQIPNLIEVQRRSYERFLQMDKLPNERDDNGLQSVFTSVFPITDFRNISQLDFVDFSIGNWECKCGHLKGLHHLRTACVSCGSMVITDPFHPGDVLCQHCGTYNKNTPDFCNKCGDPVGLQLKYDQQECEERGMTFSAPLKVTVRLTIYDKDPETGSKTIRDIKEQEVFFGDIPLMTPNGTFIVNGTERVIVSQLHRSPGVFFETANNRTYFLGKIIPYRGSWVEFEYDQKNTLYVRIDRKRKFLGTIFLRALGLRSDEEILKTFYTVDKIQLADTKLLWTVPQETGVPTHLLGAKPAHAVISNGEEIAHSGRKVTAHVLKALRSHSVESVEIESAELDGALTAADVIDLTTGEVIVEANTELTADRLHKIQASGATTIEVFFPERDDVGNIITNTLRRDSVRKPEEALIEIYRKLRPGDPPTLDTATALFEGMFFDQRKYDFSRVGRLKFNIKLYENQDASQLDKRTLTPEDFYATIKYLLKLRKNIGAVDDIDHLGNRRVRAVGELMENQFRIGLVRMERAIKEKMSVYQELSTAMPHDLINAKPVMAAIREFFGSSQLSQFMDQTNPLSEITHKRRLSALGPGGLSRERAGFEVRDVHPTHYGRICPIETPEGPNIGLISSLSCFARINEYGFIESPYRKVKEGRILDYVEVVNAGDSGMRVGDHLEKNEAYRLNGELEAASKRKIDWMPFSFYQSAWEEDRHTIAQANIEFDENGVITEELVNARRQGNFVLVNRSEVDFIDVSPKQLVSVAASLVPFLEHDDANRALMGANMQRQSVPLLVAEAPLVGTGMEGVTARDSGAVILAKRNGIVDSVDSERIIIRVEGEHHPTQLSREVGSDIYQLIKFKRSNQNTCINQKPVVREGERVVKGQVIADGPCTEQGELALGRNVLVAFMPWRGYNFEDAILISEKLVREDYYTSVHIEEFEIEARDTKLGPEEITRDIPNVSESALRDLDESGIIRIGAQIKHGDILVGKVTPKGETQLTPEEKLLRAIFGEKAGDVRDASLTCPPGIEGTVVDVRIFSRKGQEKDERAKQIEAENTSKLEKNLGDEIRILTDERLKRLDAILGNKEVLADLHDERTNKRLLTKGALLDRETIERISTKNLKRIRFADKDPRVNEQIDEIEEMTSRQIEVLRKITNERVAKLQKGDELSPGVIKMVKVYIAMKRKLSVGDKMAGRHGNKGVIARILPEEDMPYLPDGTPVEIVLNPLGVPSRMNVGQILETHLGWAAAELGKKIAAIVEQNAEANEIREAIKVGFKDTAALNQLLELDDTMLIRVAKGMKRGIWFGTAVFDGAQESEIKALLAAAGLPSSGKTALFDGMTGEVFEQPVTVGYIYMLKLSHLVDDKIHARSIGPYSLITQQPLGGKAQFGGQRFGEMEVWALEAYGAAYILQELLTAKSDDVYGRTKIYEAIVKGEAAIEPGVPESFNVLIRELQALCLDVELIKRADLKKLPAPELIDVAVAD